The window AATTCTATAAAATCATCATTCTGATTTGTTGTATGTGCTTTATCAAGAGCATTATAGTATTTTATTCTATTTTCATTTCTTATTACTATAGGAGGATATCCATTTTTCATAAGTTCTAGATTTAATAAAAGTCTTGATGTTCTTCCATTGCCATCTATAAAAGGATGTATTCCTACGAATATAATATGAAGAAGTGCTGCTCTTTGTATTGGATGCAATGTTTGAGATTCATTATTATACCAATCTATTAATCTTTCCATCTCTTCTTTAATAAGCATTGGTTCTGGTGGTTCATGCTTTGCTCCTGCAATAATTACCTTTTGATCTCTATATACTCCTGCATATTCATCGTCTATTGCTTTTAAAACAAGTCTATGAATATTCTTTATCTGCCACTCACAAAATGGTTCATTCTTTCTTACTATATCTTCTACATAAAGTATTGCTTCCTTATGATTCACTACTTCAAGATGCTCTCTTAGACTTTTACCTCCAACTGTTATACCTTCTAAAACAACTTTAGTTTCTTGTAAGGTTAGTGTATTTCCTTCTATCGCATTTGAGTTATATGTCCACTCTAAAAGCAGATTTTCTCTTATACTTTTTAATGTATATTTAGGTAATGGTCTCTTGCTATCTAATATATTCTTTTTTTCATCTATACTTTTAAACATATATTTCACCTCATTTTTTTACTTGTAACTAAATAAATTTTTATACTTTCAATTTTATCATATAGCTTAATATGTAGATATATACAATTTATATTAAAGCTATATCAATATAAATTAAGTTTCACTTTATGATATAATAAATTTCAATATAGTATATATAGATTAGAAAGGAGCTTATTATGAAAGCTGCAATTTATTCTCGTAAATCTGTTTTTACTGGTAAAGGCGAATCCGTTGAAAACCAGGTACAAATGTGTAAAGAACATGCTGCAAAGCATCTAGATATTACTGAATTTACAATATATGAAGATGAAGGCTTTTCTGGAGGTAATACAAATAGACCTAAGTTTCAAGAACTTGTTCAAGATATTAAAAAGAAAAAATTCGATGTACTTATTTGTTATAGATTGGACCGTATTAGTAGAAATGTAGCTGACTTTTCTTCTACTCTAGAATTATTACAAGATTACAATATAAGTTTTGTATCTATAAAAGAACAATTTGATACTTCTACTCCTATTGGTAAGGCTATGGTTTATATAGCTTCTGTTTTTGCTCAGCTTGAGAGAGAAACTATAGCAGAAAGAATTCGTGATAATATGATGGAACTTGCTAAAACAGGTCGTTGGCTTGGAGGACAAACTTCCTTAGGATTTAAAAGTCAACAAATTACTTATTTGGATTCTGAATTTAAAGAACGATCTATGTCAAAGCTTATTCCAATTAAAGATGAACTAGATAGAGTAAAACTCATATTTGATAAATACATCCAAGGTGGATCTATCCATATGGTACTCAAATACCTTCTTGCAAATAACATAAAAGGAAAAAATGGTGGAGATTTCGCTTCTATGTCTGTAAATGATATACTTCGCAACCCTGTTTATGTAGAATCTAATGACGATGTATTCGAATATTTAAAAGAAAAAGGAATGTTGGTCTGTGGTAACCCTAATGGCAATGGAATCCTTACATATAATAAATGTAATTCTAAATCTAAACAAAGAGATATGAGCAAATGGATAGCAGCTGTTTCTAAGCATAAAGGTGTAATATCTGCTAATGATTGGCTTGAGGTACAAAGAAAACTAGATAAGAATTCAAAAAAAGAAAATCCAAGACAAGGTACATCTAGAAAATCCCTACTCAGCGGTATTTTAAAATGCGCTAAATGTGGTGCTCCTATGAGAATTAGTTATGGCAGACCTAGAAAAGATACTGGTGAAAGAATCTACTACTATATGTGTACTATGAAAGCCCATAGCGCTAAAAGTAGATGTGATAATCCAAACGTTAGAGGAGATAGATTAGAAAAACTTGTAATTGACCATATTAAAAACTTAAATACAGATATAATTATGAAAGAATTAGAAAAATATCAAAAAGAAACAGAATCTACTCAAACACCTTCTATAATTGGTAATATCAAAAAAGACATTGAAGAGAAACAAAAACATATGGATTCTTTATTAAATCAATTGGCAAAAATAGATTCTAACTCTGTAGCTTCTGAATTTATTATTTCTAAAATAGATAATCTTGGAAAAGAAATCAAAGAATTAGAAATGAAATTGACTAATAATAAAAATGAAAAAAAGAAAGCTTCCACTAATATAATAAATACCACTCTTATCCTAGATACTATTAAAGAGTTTAATTCATTCTTTGATAATGTAGACTCTTTAAATAATGATGAAAATATAATAATGAAGAAAAGATATTTGTTAGAAACTCTAGTAGATAGAATTACATGGGATGGGGAAACAAATAATATTCAGGTTGATTTATGGGGGGCTAAAAAAAAATAGTTCCCTCAGTTCCATATCATGCCAAAAAGTCGCAATACTATCAGTCGTGCATGCTTATGACCTGGAAAATCAATATCTTTATGTCTTGAGTATTCATCAGTGAGTTCAAATAGTTCTCTACCACCTAATAGTATATTTTCTTCTGTAGCTGTATATCTTCCATTGTTCCTCATAATTCCCCCGACATTTCCAAGTCCAAGTAACATATCTGTTCTTTCTATTAACGTAACATCAGCTCCTGCTTTTTTAGCACTAATAGCAGCAGCGCATCCTGCCCAACCCCCACCTATGACTACAACTTTTCTCATTTCAAAGCCTCCTTTAGATATACTCTTGGCTCTATTTGAGTCTTGCAAGTTTTTATTTTTTCACCTTTAACCTTTACAATACAAGCACCACATATGCCCTCTCCACAGCAAATCAAATTATTATTAGTTATAGCTAAATTTATTGTATCGTCTACACTATCAACTATATTCATAGTATTTTTATTAAAATGGTTAGACCCTGCACTAAAAACCATATCTACACCTTTTTTTAATTCTTTCTTTATTAAGTTCTCATTGTCTCTAAAGTCAAAACACTCTAAATCTACATTTAATTCTTTTAGTTTTCTTTCTACCTCTTCAATTTTTTTGCCACAGCTATCAAAAAATACTTTTACTTCATTATTATTCTTCAAAAGATTATTAACTGCATTTATCAATGTAACACTTGATAGTCCTTTTGTTACAATCAATACTTTTTTACTTTTTAATTGTTTGAAATATTTAATTCCAAATATACCATTAGTATATGGTCCTTTTATGAATACCGTATCACTATTTAATAAATCTTTTGTCTTAGGTCCTATACTTTCCACAACTATATCCAGTATATTATTTTCTAAGTCTACATTCATCACAGAAATAGGACTATTAAACATATCATCTTTTCTTTTTTTATCTTTCAAAAGTATATATGATCCAGGATGTATCAGTTCACCTGCCAGGCATTTTGGTATGCTTATACTGATTAAATATATATTAGTCTTTATTTCTTTGTGTTTTAATACCTTGCACAATATACCTTCTCTAGGCTCACTTATTTTTTCATTATTTCTTTTGAAATTTTGGTATATACATATTCCTTTTAAGTCACACTCACATAGTTCCTTACCCGATAGCAAAGAACAACTTATACAATCTCCACTTTTAGCTAGGTGACAAGGGCAATACATACTACCTGCATCAACACATATTTTGTTACCCATAACAATCCCCCTTTCAAACAATATAAATGGCACGTTGCAAATCTTATCCTAAAGCTTAGAATAGAAAATTCGTCTAGTCGTTATGCGCTGACTCATGTAGCCAACGATATCTAACGAGCTTTGTTGCTCAAAAAAGTTACAAGTGTAGTTTTTCAATCAATGTTATCCATAGATTCAGAATCATATAATCTACCATAGTATAAAAACTTTATTTCAAACTATACTCATTACTATAATTTATTTACATTTGCTTGTTTTGGTTACAAATAGGAAAAGCTGAAGGCAAGTTTTTGCCTTCAGCTTTAATTTTCTTCTTTATTATTTTTAGAATCTTCATTTTCTTGCTTATTTTCATCTTGTTTCTTAGATTGATTATTAGATTGACCGCTGCTTTTTCCTTTGCCTGAAAACATACCTTGTATATTTTCCATAAGCTTCGGTGTTTTGTTAAGTATATTATCTAGCATATTTGCATTTTGATCTACATACATAAGCTTAGTCTCTTCTTTTTCTACTACCATAAAAGCTACAGGTTGAACAGTTATACCTGCTCCAGTACCTCCTGCAAATGGATATGCATCTTTTGAATCTTCCTCTGATCTACAGTTCTTGTTGTACTCGCCTCCTCCAGACGCAAATCCAAACGAAACCTTTGATATAGGTATTAAAACTGACCCATTTGATGTTTCAACTGGATTTCCAACTATAGTATCCACATCAATCATATCTTTCATATTTTCCATAGTAGTTTTCATTAAACTCTCTATTGGATGCTTTTGTTGTTCTGGCATTATTTATGCACCACCTTTATTTATTTTAAAAGTTCTGTATTCTTTAAAAAGTCTTATAGAATTTATGACTTTTAAGTTAAAGTCTGTTATTATATATATTTTAAATACATTTTCATTGAATCCAGGTTTTATATTTAATTTCAAATCATCAATATTTGCTTTATCATAGATATATTTGAATATTATATTTGTAAAATTGAACAAAAATATACTTAAAAATACATTTTCATTAGATATATATGTATCTATTTTTATTTTTCTGATATCAGCTTTTCCTAAAAGATATTCAAGTGTTTTTTTGAAACTTTCAAAACCCTTTAATATCTCTTTATTATTAAGCCTTTCCTTAAAACTATTTATTAAATCTCCTTTCGTAGAAGTATCTTGTGCAGCTTCTAAATTTATTCCTTCTTCATCAACAGACAAATCCAAGAAAGAATATTTTTTTTCATACTTTATAATTCCAAATAAACCTTTTATTTTAAATGCTATTTCATCATTTTGTCCATTTTTAATCAATTTTATTCTTATTTTCACATTAGAAGTTAATATAATTATTCCTAAAAATATCAAAAATAAGAATATATAAACAATAATTTTCATACATATATTATTTCCCAAAAAATGAAATGCATACTTTTTTTTATAAAATCTATTGACTTTTTTTTATTTTCTTATTATCTAATATAGATATATTATTGATTATATATTATACTTATAAAGTAGTATTTCTTTATACTTAATTTATAAAACATTTTTCCCTTAATTATAGGAGTGATTATTTTGAAAATCGGAGCAAAAATTAATAGATTGAGAATATTAAATCAATTGACACAAGAAGAGTTAGCTCAAAGATGTGACCTTACAAAAGGTTTTATATCTAAAATCGAAAGAGACTTAACTTCTCCATCTATTGCGACATTAATGGATATTCTAGAAGCATTAGGAACTGATTTAAAGGCATTTTTTAATGAAGTTGTAGAAGAAAAAATTGTTTACAAAAAAGATGATATATACGAATCCGTTAATGAAGAATTAAAACATACAATTCATTGGCTTATTCCAAATTCTCAAAAAAATGATATGGAACCTATTTTAGTAGACATAGAATCCGGAGGTAAGACAGTAGTAGATAGGCCTCATCAGGGACAAGAGTTCGGTTATATAGTAAAAGGTTCTGTAATAATTCATATAGGCAGTAAAAAGTTTAAAATAAAAAAAGGAGAGAGTTTTTACTTTACTCCAGATAAAGATCATTATATTGTAAATAATACAAACAAAGCAGCTTCTATACTGTGGGTTTCTACTCCACCATCATTTTAAAAAAAATCGCATTATGCTATAGCATAATGCGATTTTTTATATATTATAAAGCTAATTTTTTATTCTTGTGTTTTTTCTTCTTCAACAGGTGGTAAATCTTCTATCTTATCAAGACCAAACAGTTTTAAGAACTCTTCAGTTGTTTTGTATATTATAGGTTTTCCTATTTTATTAAGTCTTCCTGCTTCTTTTACAAATCCATGCTCAACCAATGTAGATATAGCCTTATCACACTTAACACCACGTATTTCTTCTATTTCCACCTTGGTTATAGGTTGTTTATAAGCTATTATAGTTAATGTCTCTAAAGTAGCTTGAGTTAAACTTTTTTTCTTTTTAGGTTCAAATAACTTTACTACATACTCTTGATACTCTTTGTTAGTTCCCATTTGATATTTGTTTTGAACATTATATATTTGTATTCCTCTATTTTGTTCTTCATATTCTTTCTTTAATTCTATTAATATATTTTCTATATCCCGAGATTTCATGTCTTCATTTATTATTTCTTTTATTTCCTTTACTGTTATAGGATCTGAATATGAAAATAGTATAGATTCTATAATATTTTTTATTCTTTTGTTATTCATACAAATCACTCTACCTTTTTAACTATTATATCTGCTAAATATTCTTCTTGTTTTACTACTATATTCTTTGTTTTTATAAGTTCA is drawn from Tepidibacter hydrothermalis and contains these coding sequences:
- a CDS encoding Fic family protein; this translates as MFKSIDEKKNILDSKRPLPKYTLKSIRENLLLEWTYNSNAIEGNTLTLQETKVVLEGITVGGKSLREHLEVVNHKEAILYVEDIVRKNEPFCEWQIKNIHRLVLKAIDDEYAGVYRDQKVIIAGAKHEPPEPMLIKEEMERLIDWYNNESQTLHPIQRAALLHIIFVGIHPFIDGNGRTSRLLLNLELMKNGYPPIVIRNENRIKYYNALDKAHTTNQNDDFIELVVEEVNRTLDLYLRLI
- a CDS encoding recombinase family protein yields the protein MKAAIYSRKSVFTGKGESVENQVQMCKEHAAKHLDITEFTIYEDEGFSGGNTNRPKFQELVQDIKKKKFDVLICYRLDRISRNVADFSSTLELLQDYNISFVSIKEQFDTSTPIGKAMVYIASVFAQLERETIAERIRDNMMELAKTGRWLGGQTSLGFKSQQITYLDSEFKERSMSKLIPIKDELDRVKLIFDKYIQGGSIHMVLKYLLANNIKGKNGGDFASMSVNDILRNPVYVESNDDVFEYLKEKGMLVCGNPNGNGILTYNKCNSKSKQRDMSKWIAAVSKHKGVISANDWLEVQRKLDKNSKKENPRQGTSRKSLLSGILKCAKCGAPMRISYGRPRKDTGERIYYYMCTMKAHSAKSRCDNPNVRGDRLEKLVIDHIKNLNTDIIMKELEKYQKETESTQTPSIIGNIKKDIEEKQKHMDSLLNQLAKIDSNSVASEFIISKIDNLGKEIKELEMKLTNNKNEKKKASTNIINTTLILDTIKEFNSFFDNVDSLNNDENIIMKKRYLLETLVDRITWDGETNNIQVDLWGAKKK
- a CDS encoding FAD-dependent oxidoreductase gives rise to the protein MRKVVVIGGGWAGCAAAISAKKAGADVTLIERTDMLLGLGNVGGIMRNNGRYTATEENILLGGRELFELTDEYSRHKDIDFPGHKHARLIVLRLFGMIWN
- the ytfJ gene encoding GerW family sporulation protein; this encodes MPEQQKHPIESLMKTTMENMKDMIDVDTIVGNPVETSNGSVLIPISKVSFGFASGGGEYNKNCRSEEDSKDAYPFAGGTGAGITVQPVAFMVVEKEETKLMYVDQNANMLDNILNKTPKLMENIQGMFSGKGKSSGQSNNQSKKQDENKQENEDSKNNKEEN
- a CDS encoding helix-turn-helix domain-containing protein, which produces MKIGAKINRLRILNQLTQEELAQRCDLTKGFISKIERDLTSPSIATLMDILEALGTDLKAFFNEVVEEKIVYKKDDIYESVNEELKHTIHWLIPNSQKNDMEPILVDIESGGKTVVDRPHQGQEFGYIVKGSVIIHIGSKKFKIKKGESFYFTPDKDHYIVNNTNKAASILWVSTPPSF
- the scpB gene encoding SMC-Scp complex subunit ScpB; translated protein: MNNKRIKNIIESILFSYSDPITVKEIKEIINEDMKSRDIENILIELKKEYEEQNRGIQIYNVQNKYQMGTNKEYQEYVVKLFEPKKKKSLTQATLETLTIIAYKQPITKVEIEEIRGVKCDKAISTLVEHGFVKEAGRLNKIGKPIIYKTTEEFLKLFGLDKIEDLPPVEEEKTQE